One Neodiprion pinetum isolate iyNeoPine1 chromosome 1, iyNeoPine1.2, whole genome shotgun sequence genomic window carries:
- the LOC124213320 gene encoding uncharacterized protein CG7065 isoform X3, whose product MRSSVTAEDGTRRPVYSHTDDGDIWCHICNIALFGAHKLISHNSCNRHKIKLDEWPYPVLLWSKRSDIVKKSAPAPTEAIGDALAPGEPVPPGMEDQMTRTTTIQVSLDRHRSSPLVGLEYLLELIDNDSCEPSYTCVLCDKRGDPRTVMAHITSYNHRITYLNRHFPTISRAITELPRTPNYKRGANEISVLVAKKIEERFGRLQPQLVDKNQFEKNKMQYIKRVYQDYHFRETPELTFMEVYDVRWVTNFDEKMAEIGGGSKKESSVPEEKVEDKHKKDENKTDKSSPKKVESKTDTTKSGFKIRIVAKDKMSLRNVEKNEDESKKTPAVRPSDDTKSLSSVSSISSSPSPSRSRSRTPPRGRKLSSFDKSNRYRYRKHSRDRSRSHSLEPTKERDKWDKYRDQIRRAEEALDRALKFHEKNPEKHPAYPDEWKKFWNRRYKELQAEGKDPSKHDFKPEWIEFWNKRMREMHNDQLKQRKEEIRKRLELPEDKPPEKWTSSTKRERSPVIKRRHRVDSDDDVEYVGTRTLKTEYHERHDSRDREYTYAYPRGRGSYRGYYPRVATRPRYYATPYPVKDKSPSPIAKEEPLSEDLEIVGLLRLLTALEGQLGSLGPKVVSLLSKALAAEKAQPNSAEELLFDEDVNVLFETVKEKLKGQLFAGMIEKMAISATKSAIQNIAQLLHKAAETKRKRDEEAKKRKILELLEPKPPTYVSRTILPRSVEVTPIKSEPVSVPGVGSVDKVAIAQQIAAALIAQGRTNVSHDELETLINAVVGMAEASKQCNKPVTAADFVKSLAQQSDPPKPAGPEAQAARMESLSDSDLKTLLQNFKDLSTDEQHGLINFLKKLEATDPARVEKLRGFVNLGTPAAPSPIKKPVKSPTPEAEPPITRPGKSSSPFSTRKGIQNPTDDEDKWKPKLDMFAEDDEEMEKKKVAEKTKEKLDLSDDDDDYTFEDIYKAADKNVNENEKAKKKSRSYSRSRSNSPGSWSRSRSRSPRTKPVEVPKSNDPNAILNETKRLIANIMGELPNKYVPKSHLQSPISAKEDRETLSRDLKSTMELGPPGTSSMTLSNPYEQICNPNQPNQRSLQETQAPQSYSNMQNQFQTYPPQQTYNNNPGYNMNNGYNYNPGYGNIGNQNAYGTPQIAQNQYPQIPQQGYPAYGGPPPLASYPPQQQQQQQYGNYPPQQRFY is encoded by the exons ATGCGTAGCAGTGTTACCGCTGAGGATGGAACTCGCAGACCTGTTTACTCGCATACCGATGACGGTGATATTTGGTGTCACATTTGCAATATTGCATTGTTTGGAGCACACAAGCTCATTAGCCACAACTCTTGCAATCGACACAAGATAAAATTAGACGAATGGCCATATCCCGTTCTACTGTGGTCCAAAAGATCAGACATAGTGAAAAAGTCAGCACCTGCTCCAACCGAAGCTATCGGTGATGCATTAGCGCCTGGAGAACCGGTACCACCAGGTATGGAGGACCAAATGACCAGAACCACTACGATACAAGTCAGCTTGGATAGACATCGTAGTTCTCCTCTTGTGGGCTTGGAATACCTTTTGGAATTGATTGACAATGACTCGTGCGAGCCGAGTTATACTTGTGTTCTCTGTGACAAAAGAGGCGATCCTCGGACTGTAATGGCTCATATTACGAGTTACAATCATCGCATTACATACTTGAATCGGCACTTTCCCACAATATCTCGTGCAATCACAGAACTACCGCGTACCCCTAATTATAAACGTGgagcaaatgaaatttctgtGCTAGTCGCAAAGAAGATTGAAGAACGTTTTGGCAGGCTTCAGCCCCAGTTGGTGGATAAAAATCAGTTTGAGAAGAACAAGATGCAGTACATCAAAAGAGTCTACCAAGACTATCACTTTAG GGAAACGCCCGAATTAACATTTATGGAAGTTTACGATGTGCGGTGGGTAACGAACTTCGATGAAAAGATGGCTGAAATTGGTGGTGGATCTAAGAAAG AATCTTCAGTTCCAGAAGAAAAGGTAGAAGACAAACacaagaaagatgaaaataaaactgataAATCATCGCCCAAAAAAGTAGAATCAAAAACAGATACCACCAAGTC AGGATTCAAGATTCGCATTGTTGCGAAGGACAAAATGAGCTTGCGGAACGTTGAAAAGAATGAGGATGAGTCCAAAAAAACTCCTGCAGTTAGACCATCGGACGATACAAAATCCCTCTCCTCGGTATCTAGCATATCTAGTAGTCCATCGCCTTCGCGTTCTCGATCTCGCACTCCACCCAGAGGTAGGAAACTTAGTTCATTCGACAAGAGTAATCGTTATCGGTACAGAAAACATTCCAGGGACAGATCGCGTTCTCATTCACTAGAACCCACTAAAGAAAGGGACAAGTGGGATAAGTATAGAGATCAAATTAGACGTGCCGAAGAGGCATTGGACAGAGCGCTCAAATTTCATGAGAAAAATCCAGAGAAACATCCTGCATATCCAGACGAATGGAAAAAGTTTTGGAATAGAAGGTACAAAGAGCTACAGGCAGAAGGAAAAGATCCAAGTAAGCATGATTTCAAGCCTGAGTGGATCGAATTCTGGAATAAAAGGATGCGCGAAATGCATAATGATCAACTGAAACagagaaaggaagaaattcgaaaaagaTTAGAATTGCCCGAAGATAAACCTCCAGAAAAATGGACATCATCTACGAAACGAGAGCGTTCACCAGTAATAAAACGTAGACATCGCGTCGATAGCGATGACGATGTAGAATATGTTGGTACAAGAACACTGAAAACTGAATATCATGAGCGCCATGATTCACGGGATAGAGAATATACGTATGCCTATCCTCGGGGAAGAGGATCTTATAGAGGCTATTATCCCAGAGTAGCTACAAGGCCTCGATACTATGCTACACCGTACCCTGTTAAAGATAAATCGCCAAGTCCAATAGCCAAGGAAGAGCCACTCAGTGAAGATCTGGAAATTGTCGGGCTTCTACGTTTACTGACAGCTTTAGAAGGACAGCTCGGCTCGCTCGGTCCCAAGGTAGTTTCCTTGTTATCCAAAGCTTTGGCGGCTGAAAAAGCACAGCCAAATTCTGCGGAGGAACTCTTGTTTGACGAAGATGTGAACGTATTATTTGAAACAGtgaaggaaaaattgaaaggcCAACTGTTTGCtggaatgattgaaaaaatggcCATTTCAGCAACTAAATCAGCAATACAAAACATTGCCCAGTTGTTGCACAAGGCTGCTGAAACCAAGCGAAAGCGTGATGAAGAAgcaaagaagagaaaaatactAGAACTATTAGAACCTAAACCACCCACTTATGTTAGTAGAACTATCTTGCCGCGATCTGTTGAAGTAACGCCAATTAAATCCGAGCCAGTTAGTGTGCCCGGCGTGGGTTCGGTTGATAAAGTTGCCATTGCGCAGCAAATTGCTGCTGCTCTAATAGCTCAGGGAAGAACGAATGTGTCTCACGATGAATTGGAAACTTTAATAAATGCAGTGGTTGGAATGGCCGAAGCATCAAAACAGTGCAATAAGCCAGTTACAGCAGCTGATTTTGTCAAAAGCTTGGCGCAACAAAGCGATCCGCCAAAACCAGCTGGTCCGGAAGCTCAAGCTGCTAGAATGGAATCTTTATCAGATTCTGATCTCAAAACTCTACTTCAAAACTTTAAGGACCTGAGTACAGACGAGCAACATGGACTTATAAATTTCCTTAAGAAACTTGAAGCAACCGATCCTGCACGGGTTGAAAAGTTAAGAGGATTTGTAAATCTGGGTACTCCTGCAGCTCCATCACCAATAAAAAAGCCTGTAAAGTCACCTACCCCGGAAGCAGAGCCGCCGATAACAAGACCTGGTAAAAGTAGCTCTCCATTCTCAACACGAAAAGGAATTCAAAATCCGACAGATGACGAGGACAAGTGGAAACCTAAATTAGATATGTTTGCTGAAGATGatgaagaaatggaaaagaaaaaggtagCAGAAAAGACTAAGGAAAAATTGGATTTgtccgatgacgatgacgactACACGTTTGAAGATATTTACAAAGCAGCTGACAAAAATGttaatgagaatgaaaaagcTAAGAAAAAATCACGTTCCTATTCGAGATCGCGCTCAAATTCGCCTGGATCATGGTCCAGATCGCGTTCACGATCGCCACGAACGAAACCTGTAGAGGTTCCAAAAAGCAATGATCCCAATGCTATTCTCAATGAGACAAAGAGACTTATTGCCAATATTATGGGTGAACTCCCGAATAAATATGTGCCAAAGTCTCACTTGCAATCTCCTATTTCCGCTAAAGAAGATCGTGAAACATTGTCAAGAGATCTAAAGTCAACCATGGAATTAGGGCCCCCTGGCACCAGTTCTATGACTCTTTCAAATCCTTACGAACAAATTTGTAATCCTAATCAACCTAATCAACGTTCTTTGCAGGAAACTCAAGCCCCACAATCATATTCTAATATGCAAAACCAATTCCAAACCTACCCTCCACAACAGACCTACAACAACAATCCTGGTTATAATATGAACAATGGGTATAACTATAATCCAGGATATGGAAATATAGGAAATCAAAATGCTTATGGTACACCCCAGATTGCACAAAATCAATACCCTCAAATCCCTCAACAGGGATACCCTGCTTACGGCGGACCACCGCCATTGGCTAGTTATCCTccacaacagcagcagcaacaacaataTGGGAATTATCCGCCACAGCAACGTTTTTACTAG
- the LOC124213320 gene encoding uncharacterized protein CG7065 isoform X2, with protein sequence MEGYSAFGSTMPNFDDLDIEGRNPSRLSEADREKEELDHKRLMRSSVTAEDGTRRPVYSHTDDGDIWCHICNIALFGAHKLISHNSCNRHKIKLDEWPYPVLLWSKRSDIVKKSAPAPTEAIGDALAPGEPVPPGMEDQMTRTTTIQVSLDRHRSSPLVGLEYLLELIDNDSCEPSYTCVLCDKRGDPRTVMAHITSYNHRITYLNRHFPTISRAITELPRTPNYKRGANEISVLVAKKIEERFGRLQPQLVDKNQFEKNKMQYIKRVYQDYHFRETPELTFMEVYDVRWVTNFDEKMAEIGGGSKKVPEEKVEDKHKKDENKTDKSSPKKVESKTDTTKSGFKIRIVAKDKMSLRNVEKNEDESKKTPAVRPSDDTKSLSSVSSISSSPSPSRSRSRTPPRGRKLSSFDKSNRYRYRKHSRDRSRSHSLEPTKERDKWDKYRDQIRRAEEALDRALKFHEKNPEKHPAYPDEWKKFWNRRYKELQAEGKDPSKHDFKPEWIEFWNKRMREMHNDQLKQRKEEIRKRLELPEDKPPEKWTSSTKRERSPVIKRRHRVDSDDDVEYVGTRTLKTEYHERHDSRDREYTYAYPRGRGSYRGYYPRVATRPRYYATPYPVKDKSPSPIAKEEPLSEDLEIVGLLRLLTALEGQLGSLGPKVVSLLSKALAAEKAQPNSAEELLFDEDVNVLFETVKEKLKGQLFAGMIEKMAISATKSAIQNIAQLLHKAAETKRKRDEEAKKRKILELLEPKPPTYVSRTILPRSVEVTPIKSEPVSVPGVGSVDKVAIAQQIAAALIAQGRTNVSHDELETLINAVVGMAEASKQCNKPVTAADFVKSLAQQSDPPKPAGPEAQAARMESLSDSDLKTLLQNFKDLSTDEQHGLINFLKKLEATDPARVEKLRGFVNLGTPAAPSPIKKPVKSPTPEAEPPITRPGKSSSPFSTRKGIQNPTDDEDKWKPKLDMFAEDDEEMEKKKVAEKTKEKLDLSDDDDDYTFEDIYKAADKNVNENEKAKKKSRSYSRSRSNSPGSWSRSRSRSPRTKPVEVPKSNDPNAILNETKRLIANIMGELPNKYVPKSHLQSPISAKEDRETLSRDLKSTMELGPPGTSSMTLSNPYEQICNPNQPNQRSLQETQAPQSYSNMQNQFQTYPPQQTYNNNPGYNMNNGYNYNPGYGNIGNQNAYGTPQIAQNQYPQIPQQGYPAYGGPPPLASYPPQQQQQQQYGNYPPQQRFY encoded by the exons ATGGAAGGATATTCTGCGTTTGGAAGTACAATGCCAAACTTCGATGATCTTGATATTGAGGGACGGAATCCCTCCCGCTTGTCTGAAGCAGATAGAGAAAAG GAGGAACTTGACCATAAAAGGTTGATGCGTAGCAGTGTTACCGCTGAGGATGGAACTCGCAGACCTGTTTACTCGCATACCGATGACGGTGATATTTGGTGTCACATTTGCAATATTGCATTGTTTGGAGCACACAAGCTCATTAGCCACAACTCTTGCAATCGACACAAGATAAAATTAGACGAATGGCCATATCCCGTTCTACTGTGGTCCAAAAGATCAGACATAGTGAAAAAGTCAGCACCTGCTCCAACCGAAGCTATCGGTGATGCATTAGCGCCTGGAGAACCGGTACCACCAGGTATGGAGGACCAAATGACCAGAACCACTACGATACAAGTCAGCTTGGATAGACATCGTAGTTCTCCTCTTGTGGGCTTGGAATACCTTTTGGAATTGATTGACAATGACTCGTGCGAGCCGAGTTATACTTGTGTTCTCTGTGACAAAAGAGGCGATCCTCGGACTGTAATGGCTCATATTACGAGTTACAATCATCGCATTACATACTTGAATCGGCACTTTCCCACAATATCTCGTGCAATCACAGAACTACCGCGTACCCCTAATTATAAACGTGgagcaaatgaaatttctgtGCTAGTCGCAAAGAAGATTGAAGAACGTTTTGGCAGGCTTCAGCCCCAGTTGGTGGATAAAAATCAGTTTGAGAAGAACAAGATGCAGTACATCAAAAGAGTCTACCAAGACTATCACTTTAG GGAAACGCCCGAATTAACATTTATGGAAGTTTACGATGTGCGGTGGGTAACGAACTTCGATGAAAAGATGGCTGAAATTGGTGGTGGATCTAAGAAAG TTCCAGAAGAAAAGGTAGAAGACAAACacaagaaagatgaaaataaaactgataAATCATCGCCCAAAAAAGTAGAATCAAAAACAGATACCACCAAGTC AGGATTCAAGATTCGCATTGTTGCGAAGGACAAAATGAGCTTGCGGAACGTTGAAAAGAATGAGGATGAGTCCAAAAAAACTCCTGCAGTTAGACCATCGGACGATACAAAATCCCTCTCCTCGGTATCTAGCATATCTAGTAGTCCATCGCCTTCGCGTTCTCGATCTCGCACTCCACCCAGAGGTAGGAAACTTAGTTCATTCGACAAGAGTAATCGTTATCGGTACAGAAAACATTCCAGGGACAGATCGCGTTCTCATTCACTAGAACCCACTAAAGAAAGGGACAAGTGGGATAAGTATAGAGATCAAATTAGACGTGCCGAAGAGGCATTGGACAGAGCGCTCAAATTTCATGAGAAAAATCCAGAGAAACATCCTGCATATCCAGACGAATGGAAAAAGTTTTGGAATAGAAGGTACAAAGAGCTACAGGCAGAAGGAAAAGATCCAAGTAAGCATGATTTCAAGCCTGAGTGGATCGAATTCTGGAATAAAAGGATGCGCGAAATGCATAATGATCAACTGAAACagagaaaggaagaaattcgaaaaagaTTAGAATTGCCCGAAGATAAACCTCCAGAAAAATGGACATCATCTACGAAACGAGAGCGTTCACCAGTAATAAAACGTAGACATCGCGTCGATAGCGATGACGATGTAGAATATGTTGGTACAAGAACACTGAAAACTGAATATCATGAGCGCCATGATTCACGGGATAGAGAATATACGTATGCCTATCCTCGGGGAAGAGGATCTTATAGAGGCTATTATCCCAGAGTAGCTACAAGGCCTCGATACTATGCTACACCGTACCCTGTTAAAGATAAATCGCCAAGTCCAATAGCCAAGGAAGAGCCACTCAGTGAAGATCTGGAAATTGTCGGGCTTCTACGTTTACTGACAGCTTTAGAAGGACAGCTCGGCTCGCTCGGTCCCAAGGTAGTTTCCTTGTTATCCAAAGCTTTGGCGGCTGAAAAAGCACAGCCAAATTCTGCGGAGGAACTCTTGTTTGACGAAGATGTGAACGTATTATTTGAAACAGtgaaggaaaaattgaaaggcCAACTGTTTGCtggaatgattgaaaaaatggcCATTTCAGCAACTAAATCAGCAATACAAAACATTGCCCAGTTGTTGCACAAGGCTGCTGAAACCAAGCGAAAGCGTGATGAAGAAgcaaagaagagaaaaatactAGAACTATTAGAACCTAAACCACCCACTTATGTTAGTAGAACTATCTTGCCGCGATCTGTTGAAGTAACGCCAATTAAATCCGAGCCAGTTAGTGTGCCCGGCGTGGGTTCGGTTGATAAAGTTGCCATTGCGCAGCAAATTGCTGCTGCTCTAATAGCTCAGGGAAGAACGAATGTGTCTCACGATGAATTGGAAACTTTAATAAATGCAGTGGTTGGAATGGCCGAAGCATCAAAACAGTGCAATAAGCCAGTTACAGCAGCTGATTTTGTCAAAAGCTTGGCGCAACAAAGCGATCCGCCAAAACCAGCTGGTCCGGAAGCTCAAGCTGCTAGAATGGAATCTTTATCAGATTCTGATCTCAAAACTCTACTTCAAAACTTTAAGGACCTGAGTACAGACGAGCAACATGGACTTATAAATTTCCTTAAGAAACTTGAAGCAACCGATCCTGCACGGGTTGAAAAGTTAAGAGGATTTGTAAATCTGGGTACTCCTGCAGCTCCATCACCAATAAAAAAGCCTGTAAAGTCACCTACCCCGGAAGCAGAGCCGCCGATAACAAGACCTGGTAAAAGTAGCTCTCCATTCTCAACACGAAAAGGAATTCAAAATCCGACAGATGACGAGGACAAGTGGAAACCTAAATTAGATATGTTTGCTGAAGATGatgaagaaatggaaaagaaaaaggtagCAGAAAAGACTAAGGAAAAATTGGATTTgtccgatgacgatgacgactACACGTTTGAAGATATTTACAAAGCAGCTGACAAAAATGttaatgagaatgaaaaagcTAAGAAAAAATCACGTTCCTATTCGAGATCGCGCTCAAATTCGCCTGGATCATGGTCCAGATCGCGTTCACGATCGCCACGAACGAAACCTGTAGAGGTTCCAAAAAGCAATGATCCCAATGCTATTCTCAATGAGACAAAGAGACTTATTGCCAATATTATGGGTGAACTCCCGAATAAATATGTGCCAAAGTCTCACTTGCAATCTCCTATTTCCGCTAAAGAAGATCGTGAAACATTGTCAAGAGATCTAAAGTCAACCATGGAATTAGGGCCCCCTGGCACCAGTTCTATGACTCTTTCAAATCCTTACGAACAAATTTGTAATCCTAATCAACCTAATCAACGTTCTTTGCAGGAAACTCAAGCCCCACAATCATATTCTAATATGCAAAACCAATTCCAAACCTACCCTCCACAACAGACCTACAACAACAATCCTGGTTATAATATGAACAATGGGTATAACTATAATCCAGGATATGGAAATATAGGAAATCAAAATGCTTATGGTACACCCCAGATTGCACAAAATCAATACCCTCAAATCCCTCAACAGGGATACCCTGCTTACGGCGGACCACCGCCATTGGCTAGTTATCCTccacaacagcagcagcaacaacaataTGGGAATTATCCGCCACAGCAACGTTTTTACTAG
- the LOC124213320 gene encoding uncharacterized protein CG7065 isoform X1, with product MEGYSAFGSTMPNFDDLDIEGRNPSRLSEADREKEELDHKRLMRSSVTAEDGTRRPVYSHTDDGDIWCHICNIALFGAHKLISHNSCNRHKIKLDEWPYPVLLWSKRSDIVKKSAPAPTEAIGDALAPGEPVPPGMEDQMTRTTTIQVSLDRHRSSPLVGLEYLLELIDNDSCEPSYTCVLCDKRGDPRTVMAHITSYNHRITYLNRHFPTISRAITELPRTPNYKRGANEISVLVAKKIEERFGRLQPQLVDKNQFEKNKMQYIKRVYQDYHFRETPELTFMEVYDVRWVTNFDEKMAEIGGGSKKESSVPEEKVEDKHKKDENKTDKSSPKKVESKTDTTKSGFKIRIVAKDKMSLRNVEKNEDESKKTPAVRPSDDTKSLSSVSSISSSPSPSRSRSRTPPRGRKLSSFDKSNRYRYRKHSRDRSRSHSLEPTKERDKWDKYRDQIRRAEEALDRALKFHEKNPEKHPAYPDEWKKFWNRRYKELQAEGKDPSKHDFKPEWIEFWNKRMREMHNDQLKQRKEEIRKRLELPEDKPPEKWTSSTKRERSPVIKRRHRVDSDDDVEYVGTRTLKTEYHERHDSRDREYTYAYPRGRGSYRGYYPRVATRPRYYATPYPVKDKSPSPIAKEEPLSEDLEIVGLLRLLTALEGQLGSLGPKVVSLLSKALAAEKAQPNSAEELLFDEDVNVLFETVKEKLKGQLFAGMIEKMAISATKSAIQNIAQLLHKAAETKRKRDEEAKKRKILELLEPKPPTYVSRTILPRSVEVTPIKSEPVSVPGVGSVDKVAIAQQIAAALIAQGRTNVSHDELETLINAVVGMAEASKQCNKPVTAADFVKSLAQQSDPPKPAGPEAQAARMESLSDSDLKTLLQNFKDLSTDEQHGLINFLKKLEATDPARVEKLRGFVNLGTPAAPSPIKKPVKSPTPEAEPPITRPGKSSSPFSTRKGIQNPTDDEDKWKPKLDMFAEDDEEMEKKKVAEKTKEKLDLSDDDDDYTFEDIYKAADKNVNENEKAKKKSRSYSRSRSNSPGSWSRSRSRSPRTKPVEVPKSNDPNAILNETKRLIANIMGELPNKYVPKSHLQSPISAKEDRETLSRDLKSTMELGPPGTSSMTLSNPYEQICNPNQPNQRSLQETQAPQSYSNMQNQFQTYPPQQTYNNNPGYNMNNGYNYNPGYGNIGNQNAYGTPQIAQNQYPQIPQQGYPAYGGPPPLASYPPQQQQQQQYGNYPPQQRFY from the exons ATGGAAGGATATTCTGCGTTTGGAAGTACAATGCCAAACTTCGATGATCTTGATATTGAGGGACGGAATCCCTCCCGCTTGTCTGAAGCAGATAGAGAAAAG GAGGAACTTGACCATAAAAGGTTGATGCGTAGCAGTGTTACCGCTGAGGATGGAACTCGCAGACCTGTTTACTCGCATACCGATGACGGTGATATTTGGTGTCACATTTGCAATATTGCATTGTTTGGAGCACACAAGCTCATTAGCCACAACTCTTGCAATCGACACAAGATAAAATTAGACGAATGGCCATATCCCGTTCTACTGTGGTCCAAAAGATCAGACATAGTGAAAAAGTCAGCACCTGCTCCAACCGAAGCTATCGGTGATGCATTAGCGCCTGGAGAACCGGTACCACCAGGTATGGAGGACCAAATGACCAGAACCACTACGATACAAGTCAGCTTGGATAGACATCGTAGTTCTCCTCTTGTGGGCTTGGAATACCTTTTGGAATTGATTGACAATGACTCGTGCGAGCCGAGTTATACTTGTGTTCTCTGTGACAAAAGAGGCGATCCTCGGACTGTAATGGCTCATATTACGAGTTACAATCATCGCATTACATACTTGAATCGGCACTTTCCCACAATATCTCGTGCAATCACAGAACTACCGCGTACCCCTAATTATAAACGTGgagcaaatgaaatttctgtGCTAGTCGCAAAGAAGATTGAAGAACGTTTTGGCAGGCTTCAGCCCCAGTTGGTGGATAAAAATCAGTTTGAGAAGAACAAGATGCAGTACATCAAAAGAGTCTACCAAGACTATCACTTTAG GGAAACGCCCGAATTAACATTTATGGAAGTTTACGATGTGCGGTGGGTAACGAACTTCGATGAAAAGATGGCTGAAATTGGTGGTGGATCTAAGAAAG AATCTTCAGTTCCAGAAGAAAAGGTAGAAGACAAACacaagaaagatgaaaataaaactgataAATCATCGCCCAAAAAAGTAGAATCAAAAACAGATACCACCAAGTC AGGATTCAAGATTCGCATTGTTGCGAAGGACAAAATGAGCTTGCGGAACGTTGAAAAGAATGAGGATGAGTCCAAAAAAACTCCTGCAGTTAGACCATCGGACGATACAAAATCCCTCTCCTCGGTATCTAGCATATCTAGTAGTCCATCGCCTTCGCGTTCTCGATCTCGCACTCCACCCAGAGGTAGGAAACTTAGTTCATTCGACAAGAGTAATCGTTATCGGTACAGAAAACATTCCAGGGACAGATCGCGTTCTCATTCACTAGAACCCACTAAAGAAAGGGACAAGTGGGATAAGTATAGAGATCAAATTAGACGTGCCGAAGAGGCATTGGACAGAGCGCTCAAATTTCATGAGAAAAATCCAGAGAAACATCCTGCATATCCAGACGAATGGAAAAAGTTTTGGAATAGAAGGTACAAAGAGCTACAGGCAGAAGGAAAAGATCCAAGTAAGCATGATTTCAAGCCTGAGTGGATCGAATTCTGGAATAAAAGGATGCGCGAAATGCATAATGATCAACTGAAACagagaaaggaagaaattcgaaaaagaTTAGAATTGCCCGAAGATAAACCTCCAGAAAAATGGACATCATCTACGAAACGAGAGCGTTCACCAGTAATAAAACGTAGACATCGCGTCGATAGCGATGACGATGTAGAATATGTTGGTACAAGAACACTGAAAACTGAATATCATGAGCGCCATGATTCACGGGATAGAGAATATACGTATGCCTATCCTCGGGGAAGAGGATCTTATAGAGGCTATTATCCCAGAGTAGCTACAAGGCCTCGATACTATGCTACACCGTACCCTGTTAAAGATAAATCGCCAAGTCCAATAGCCAAGGAAGAGCCACTCAGTGAAGATCTGGAAATTGTCGGGCTTCTACGTTTACTGACAGCTTTAGAAGGACAGCTCGGCTCGCTCGGTCCCAAGGTAGTTTCCTTGTTATCCAAAGCTTTGGCGGCTGAAAAAGCACAGCCAAATTCTGCGGAGGAACTCTTGTTTGACGAAGATGTGAACGTATTATTTGAAACAGtgaaggaaaaattgaaaggcCAACTGTTTGCtggaatgattgaaaaaatggcCATTTCAGCAACTAAATCAGCAATACAAAACATTGCCCAGTTGTTGCACAAGGCTGCTGAAACCAAGCGAAAGCGTGATGAAGAAgcaaagaagagaaaaatactAGAACTATTAGAACCTAAACCACCCACTTATGTTAGTAGAACTATCTTGCCGCGATCTGTTGAAGTAACGCCAATTAAATCCGAGCCAGTTAGTGTGCCCGGCGTGGGTTCGGTTGATAAAGTTGCCATTGCGCAGCAAATTGCTGCTGCTCTAATAGCTCAGGGAAGAACGAATGTGTCTCACGATGAATTGGAAACTTTAATAAATGCAGTGGTTGGAATGGCCGAAGCATCAAAACAGTGCAATAAGCCAGTTACAGCAGCTGATTTTGTCAAAAGCTTGGCGCAACAAAGCGATCCGCCAAAACCAGCTGGTCCGGAAGCTCAAGCTGCTAGAATGGAATCTTTATCAGATTCTGATCTCAAAACTCTACTTCAAAACTTTAAGGACCTGAGTACAGACGAGCAACATGGACTTATAAATTTCCTTAAGAAACTTGAAGCAACCGATCCTGCACGGGTTGAAAAGTTAAGAGGATTTGTAAATCTGGGTACTCCTGCAGCTCCATCACCAATAAAAAAGCCTGTAAAGTCACCTACCCCGGAAGCAGAGCCGCCGATAACAAGACCTGGTAAAAGTAGCTCTCCATTCTCAACACGAAAAGGAATTCAAAATCCGACAGATGACGAGGACAAGTGGAAACCTAAATTAGATATGTTTGCTGAAGATGatgaagaaatggaaaagaaaaaggtagCAGAAAAGACTAAGGAAAAATTGGATTTgtccgatgacgatgacgactACACGTTTGAAGATATTTACAAAGCAGCTGACAAAAATGttaatgagaatgaaaaagcTAAGAAAAAATCACGTTCCTATTCGAGATCGCGCTCAAATTCGCCTGGATCATGGTCCAGATCGCGTTCACGATCGCCACGAACGAAACCTGTAGAGGTTCCAAAAAGCAATGATCCCAATGCTATTCTCAATGAGACAAAGAGACTTATTGCCAATATTATGGGTGAACTCCCGAATAAATATGTGCCAAAGTCTCACTTGCAATCTCCTATTTCCGCTAAAGAAGATCGTGAAACATTGTCAAGAGATCTAAAGTCAACCATGGAATTAGGGCCCCCTGGCACCAGTTCTATGACTCTTTCAAATCCTTACGAACAAATTTGTAATCCTAATCAACCTAATCAACGTTCTTTGCAGGAAACTCAAGCCCCACAATCATATTCTAATATGCAAAACCAATTCCAAACCTACCCTCCACAACAGACCTACAACAACAATCCTGGTTATAATATGAACAATGGGTATAACTATAATCCAGGATATGGAAATATAGGAAATCAAAATGCTTATGGTACACCCCAGATTGCACAAAATCAATACCCTCAAATCCCTCAACAGGGATACCCTGCTTACGGCGGACCACCGCCATTGGCTAGTTATCCTccacaacagcagcagcaacaacaataTGGGAATTATCCGCCACAGCAACGTTTTTACTAG